Proteins encoded by one window of Micromonospora coxensis:
- the ilvC gene encoding ketol-acid reductoisomerase: MSVEVYYDDDADLGLIQGRKVAVIGYGSQGHAHALSLRDSGVDVVIGLPAGSKSRPKAEEQGLRVLTPAEAAAEADVIMILAPDTAQRALYADSIAPNLAPGKALFFGHGFNIRYGLITPPADVDVAMVAPKGPGHLVRRQYVDGKGVPCLVAVEQDASGAAFALALSYAKGIGGTRAGAIRTTFTEETETDLFGEQAVLCGGAAALVQTGFEVLTEAGYAPEVAYFECLHELKLIVDLMYEGGIARMRYSVSDTAEYGDLSRGPRVVDARVKEEMRKILGEIQSGEFAREWVAEDEAGRPNFAKWRAEGAAHPIEETGQKLRSMMSWVDRPITETA; this comes from the coding sequence ATGAGCGTTGAGGTGTACTACGACGACGACGCCGACCTGGGTCTGATCCAGGGCCGCAAGGTCGCGGTGATCGGGTACGGCAGCCAGGGCCACGCCCACGCGCTGTCGCTGCGCGACTCCGGCGTCGACGTGGTGATCGGCCTGCCGGCCGGCTCCAAGAGCCGCCCGAAGGCCGAGGAGCAGGGCCTGCGCGTGCTCACGCCGGCCGAGGCGGCGGCCGAGGCCGACGTCATCATGATCCTGGCGCCGGACACCGCCCAGCGGGCGCTCTACGCCGATTCGATCGCGCCGAACCTGGCCCCCGGCAAGGCGCTCTTCTTCGGCCACGGCTTCAACATCCGCTACGGCCTGATCACCCCGCCGGCCGACGTGGACGTCGCGATGGTCGCCCCGAAGGGCCCCGGCCACCTGGTCCGCCGCCAGTACGTCGACGGCAAGGGCGTGCCCTGCCTGGTCGCCGTCGAGCAGGACGCCAGCGGCGCCGCCTTCGCGCTCGCCCTGTCGTACGCCAAGGGCATCGGTGGCACCCGGGCCGGCGCGATCAGGACCACCTTCACCGAGGAGACCGAGACCGACCTCTTCGGCGAGCAGGCGGTGCTCTGCGGTGGCGCGGCGGCGCTGGTGCAGACCGGTTTCGAGGTGCTCACCGAGGCCGGCTACGCGCCCGAGGTGGCCTACTTTGAGTGCCTGCACGAGCTGAAGCTGATCGTCGACCTGATGTACGAGGGCGGCATCGCCCGGATGCGCTACAGCGTCTCCGACACCGCCGAGTACGGCGACCTGTCCCGGGGCCCGCGGGTCGTCGACGCCCGGGTCAAGGAGGAGATGCGCAAGATCCTCGGCGAGATCCAGTCCGGCGAGTTCGCCCGCGAGTGGGTCGCCGAGGACGAGGCCGGCCGGCCGAACTTCGCCAAGTGGCGGGCCGAGGGCGCGGCCCACCCGATCGAGGAGACCGGCCAGAAGCTGCGCTCGATGATGAGCTGGGTCGACCGGCCGATCACCGAGACCGCCTGA
- the serA gene encoding phosphoglycerate dehydrogenase, protein MNPVVLIAEELAPAAIEVLAHDFDVRHVDGTDRPALLSALSEADAVIVRSATQIDAEAIAAAPRLKVVARAGVGLDNVEVPAATARGVMVVNAPTSNIVSAAEQAVALLLAVARNTAAASAALKAGEWKRSKYTGVELQGKTVGVVGLGRIGVLFAQRIAAFGTRLIAYDPYIQPARAAQLGVRLVGLEELLREADFISIHLPKTPETVGLIGEKELAIVKPGVRIVNAARGGLVDEQALADAIAEGRVAGAGVDVYAKEPCTSSPLFAFDNVVATPHLGASTHEAQDKAGLAVAKSVKLALQGEFVPDAVNVQAGGVVAEDVRPLLPLAEKLGRAFTAVAGGVAASVTVEVRGEIVNHDVSVLKLAATKGLFSSVVEEQVTYVNAPHLAAERGVEVTLTTQAETIDHPNLVTVRGALPDGRTVSVSGTVTQAGPREVIKLTEVDGFDVEIGAEGILLFLRYVDRPGVVGTVGTLLGEAGVNIAAMQVARREAGGETLMTLTVDQALGADLLTSAADSIGATSASAADLRDE, encoded by the coding sequence ATGAATCCTGTCGTACTGATCGCCGAAGAACTCGCTCCCGCCGCCATCGAGGTGCTCGCGCACGACTTCGACGTACGCCACGTCGACGGCACCGACCGCCCGGCCCTGCTCTCCGCGCTCTCCGAGGCCGACGCGGTGATCGTGCGCAGCGCCACCCAGATCGACGCCGAGGCGATCGCCGCCGCGCCGCGGCTGAAGGTGGTCGCCCGGGCCGGTGTCGGTCTGGACAACGTCGAGGTGCCGGCCGCCACCGCGCGGGGCGTCATGGTCGTCAACGCTCCCACCTCCAACATCGTCTCCGCCGCCGAGCAGGCCGTCGCGCTGCTGCTCGCCGTCGCCCGCAACACCGCCGCCGCCAGCGCGGCGCTCAAGGCGGGGGAGTGGAAGCGGTCCAAGTACACCGGCGTGGAGTTGCAGGGCAAGACCGTCGGCGTGGTCGGCCTGGGCCGCATCGGCGTGCTCTTCGCGCAGCGCATCGCCGCCTTCGGCACCCGGCTGATCGCGTACGACCCCTACATCCAGCCGGCCCGGGCCGCCCAGCTCGGCGTCCGCCTGGTGGGCCTGGAGGAGCTGCTGCGCGAGGCCGACTTCATCTCCATCCACCTGCCGAAGACCCCGGAGACCGTGGGCCTGATCGGGGAGAAGGAGCTGGCGATCGTCAAGCCGGGCGTGCGCATCGTCAACGCCGCCCGGGGTGGCCTGGTCGACGAGCAGGCGCTCGCGGACGCGATCGCCGAGGGCCGGGTCGCCGGCGCCGGCGTCGACGTGTACGCCAAGGAGCCCTGCACCTCCTCGCCGCTGTTCGCCTTCGACAACGTGGTGGCCACCCCGCACCTGGGCGCCTCCACCCACGAGGCGCAGGACAAGGCGGGCCTGGCCGTGGCCAAGAGCGTCAAGCTGGCGTTGCAGGGCGAGTTCGTCCCGGACGCGGTGAACGTGCAGGCCGGTGGCGTGGTCGCCGAGGACGTCCGCCCGCTGCTGCCGCTGGCCGAGAAGCTGGGCCGGGCGTTCACCGCGGTGGCCGGCGGGGTCGCCGCCAGCGTCACCGTCGAGGTGCGTGGCGAGATCGTCAACCACGACGTCTCGGTGCTCAAGCTCGCCGCCACCAAGGGGCTGTTCAGCTCCGTGGTGGAGGAGCAGGTCACCTACGTCAACGCCCCGCACCTGGCCGCCGAGCGTGGCGTCGAGGTCACCCTCACCACCCAGGCCGAGACGATCGACCACCCGAACCTGGTCACCGTCCGCGGCGCGCTGCCCGACGGCCGTACGGTCAGCGTCTCCGGCACGGTCACCCAGGCCGGCCCGCGCGAGGTCATCAAGCTGACCGAGGTGGACGGCTTCGACGTGGAGATCGGCGCGGAGGGCATCCTGCTCTTCCTGCGCTACGTCGACCGTCCGGGCGTGGTCGGCACGGTCGGCACCCTGCTCGGCGAGGCCGGCGTCAACATCGCGGCGATGCAGGTGGCGCGGCGGGAGGCCGGCGGCGAGACGCTGATGACCCTCACCGTCGACCAGGCGCTCGGCGCCGACCTGCTCACCTCGGCCGCCGACTCGATCGGCGCGACCTCGGCGAGCGCGGCGGACCTGCGCGACGAGTAG
- a CDS encoding FAD:protein FMN transferase: protein MRTDQQRGPAGLDQQPRTRWVDQAAFALRRPDLRLGARSHRVDAAAAATGDRIAVQHRVRTSTAEYSLLLNAPEHVGRRTVGDALRDAVAELRAVDLTYGPSRPDSLVSRLRRGEISPESYPPLADLVDRCAAMRAATDGWFDAWAVPGGFDPGGLLNGWAVERAAARLRAAGITDYAVLSGADLTVRGHAAHGGPWRVAVHHPTDGRRAPLVLEMTAGAVGTSGVSGRQGHVVDPHTGEPAEQLVAATVVGPDLAVADAYATALYAAGPVGLAWFRTGSGYQALFAHRRR from the coding sequence ATGCGGACCGACCAGCAGCGCGGGCCGGCGGGGCTCGACCAGCAGCCGCGCACCCGGTGGGTGGACCAGGCCGCCTTCGCGCTGCGCCGGCCGGACCTGCGCCTGGGCGCCCGCAGCCACCGCGTCGACGCCGCCGCCGCCGCCACCGGTGACCGGATCGCCGTCCAGCACCGGGTGCGCACCAGCACGGCCGAGTACTCGCTGCTGCTCAACGCCCCCGAGCACGTCGGGCGCCGCACGGTCGGCGACGCGCTGCGCGACGCCGTCGCCGAGCTGCGGGCGGTCGACCTCACGTACGGCCCGAGCCGCCCGGACAGCCTGGTCTCCCGGCTGCGCCGGGGCGAGATCAGCCCCGAGTCGTACCCGCCGCTGGCCGACCTGGTGGACCGCTGCGCGGCCATGCGCGCGGCGACCGACGGCTGGTTCGACGCCTGGGCGGTGCCCGGCGGCTTCGACCCGGGCGGCCTGCTCAACGGCTGGGCGGTGGAGCGCGCGGCGGCCCGGCTGCGCGCCGCCGGCATCACCGACTACGCGGTGCTCTCCGGCGCGGACCTGACCGTACGCGGGCACGCCGCGCACGGCGGGCCGTGGCGGGTGGCCGTGCACCACCCGACCGACGGCCGGCGCGCGCCGCTGGTGCTGGAGATGACCGCCGGGGCGGTGGGCACCTCGGGAGTGTCCGGTCGGCAGGGCCACGTGGTCGACCCGCACACCGGCGAACCGGCCGAACAGCTCGTCGCGGCGACCGTCGTCGGTCCCGACCTCGCCGTCGCCGACGCGTACGCGACCGCGCTCTACGCCGCCGGGCCGGTCGGGCTGGCGTGGTTCCGCACCGGGTCGGGATATCAGGCTCTCTTCGCCCACCGGCGCCGCTGA
- a CDS encoding 3-isopropylmalate dehydrogenase, whose protein sequence is MARIAVVAGDGIGPEVVGQARKVLDAVLPGIEATEYDLGAARYHRTGEVLPDSVLTELSGHDAILLGAVGDPSVPPGVLERGLLLKLRFAFDQYVNLRPSRLWPGVAGPLATVKPGEVDLVVVREGTEGLYAGAGGSLHRDTPAEVATEESLNTRHGVERVIRDAFARAARRERRKVTLVHKTNVLTHAGSLWARTFEAVAAEHPDVATEYQHVDAAAMFLVTQPQRYDVVVTDNLFGDILTDIAAAVTGGIGLAASGSINPSGAYPSMFEPVHGSAPDIAGKGLADPVAAVLSAALLLDQLGHADAAARVTAAVGAELANRTPGVPLRTEEVGDRLAGYAVA, encoded by the coding sequence GTGGCACGGATCGCGGTGGTGGCCGGGGACGGGATCGGACCCGAGGTGGTCGGGCAGGCCCGCAAGGTCCTCGACGCCGTGCTCCCCGGGATCGAGGCCACCGAGTACGACCTCGGCGCCGCGCGCTACCACCGCACCGGCGAGGTGCTGCCCGACTCGGTGCTGACCGAGCTGTCCGGGCACGACGCCATCCTGCTCGGCGCGGTCGGCGACCCGAGCGTCCCGCCGGGCGTGCTGGAGCGCGGCCTGCTGCTCAAGCTCCGCTTCGCCTTCGACCAGTACGTCAACCTGCGTCCGTCCCGGCTCTGGCCGGGCGTGGCCGGCCCGCTGGCCACCGTCAAGCCGGGCGAGGTGGACCTGGTGGTGGTCCGGGAGGGCACCGAGGGGCTGTACGCCGGCGCCGGCGGCTCGCTGCACCGCGACACCCCCGCCGAGGTCGCCACCGAGGAGAGCCTGAACACCCGGCACGGGGTGGAGCGGGTCATCCGCGACGCCTTCGCCCGGGCCGCCCGTCGGGAGCGGCGCAAGGTCACCCTGGTGCACAAGACCAACGTGCTGACCCATGCCGGGTCGCTCTGGGCGCGTACCTTCGAGGCCGTGGCCGCCGAGCACCCCGACGTGGCCACCGAGTACCAGCACGTCGACGCCGCCGCGATGTTCCTGGTCACCCAGCCCCAGCGGTACGACGTGGTGGTCACCGACAACCTCTTCGGCGACATCCTCACCGACATCGCCGCCGCCGTCACCGGCGGCATCGGGCTGGCCGCCAGCGGCAGCATCAACCCCTCCGGGGCGTACCCGTCGATGTTCGAGCCGGTGCACGGCTCGGCGCCGGACATCGCGGGCAAGGGCCTGGCCGACCCGGTGGCCGCGGTGCTCTCCGCCGCCCTCCTGCTCGACCAGCTCGGCCACGCCGACGCCGCCGCCCGGGTGACCGCCGCGGTCGGCGCCGAGCTGGCCAACCGCACCCCGGGCGTACCCCTGCGCACCGAGGAGGTCGGCGACCGGCTCGCCGGGTACGCCGTAGCCTGA
- a CDS encoding branched-chain amino acid aminotransferase, with translation MSGGDKLDFEIRPNPAPVSAADRAALLANPGFGRVFTDHMVTIRYAEGKGWYDARVEARAPIPMDPAAAVLHYAQEIFEGLKAYRTADGSVTMFRPEANAARFAASARRLAMPELPVETFVESLRRIVEIDREWIPQGPDASLYLRPFMFASEVFLGVRPANEYLYCVIASPAGAYFAGGVKPVTVWVSPDYTRAAPGGTGAAKCGGNYAASLAAQAEAIEAGCDQVVFLDAVERRFVDELGGMNVFFVYDDDTLVTPPLTGTILPGITRDAVLSLAAASGHRVEERPVSFADWQADAASGRLREVFACGTAAVITPIGRVRFPDGEFLIGGGGPGRSTMALRERLVAIQRGEAEDPQGWVRRVC, from the coding sequence ATGAGCGGTGGTGACAAGCTCGATTTCGAGATCCGTCCGAATCCCGCCCCGGTATCCGCCGCCGACCGGGCCGCTCTGCTGGCCAACCCGGGCTTCGGCCGGGTCTTCACCGACCACATGGTCACCATCCGCTACGCCGAGGGCAAGGGCTGGTACGACGCCCGCGTCGAGGCCCGCGCGCCGATCCCGATGGACCCGGCCGCCGCGGTGCTGCACTACGCGCAGGAGATCTTCGAAGGGCTGAAGGCGTACCGGACGGCCGACGGGTCGGTCACCATGTTCCGTCCGGAGGCCAACGCCGCCCGGTTCGCCGCCTCCGCCCGGCGGCTGGCCATGCCGGAGCTGCCGGTGGAGACGTTCGTCGAGTCGCTGCGCCGGATCGTGGAGATCGACCGGGAGTGGATCCCGCAGGGGCCGGACGCCAGCCTCTACCTGCGGCCGTTCATGTTCGCCAGCGAGGTCTTCCTCGGCGTGCGCCCGGCCAACGAGTACCTCTACTGCGTCATCGCCTCGCCGGCCGGGGCGTACTTCGCCGGTGGGGTCAAGCCGGTGACGGTCTGGGTCAGCCCGGACTACACCCGCGCCGCCCCGGGCGGCACCGGCGCGGCCAAGTGCGGAGGCAACTACGCCGCCTCGCTGGCCGCGCAGGCCGAGGCGATCGAGGCCGGCTGCGACCAGGTGGTCTTCCTCGACGCGGTGGAGCGGCGCTTCGTCGACGAGTTGGGCGGCATGAACGTCTTCTTCGTCTACGACGACGACACCCTGGTCACCCCGCCGCTGACCGGCACGATCCTGCCGGGCATCACCCGCGACGCGGTCCTGTCCCTGGCCGCCGCCTCCGGACACCGGGTCGAGGAGCGGCCGGTGAGCTTCGCCGACTGGCAGGCCGACGCGGCCAGTGGCCGGCTGCGGGAGGTCTTCGCCTGCGGCACCGCCGCGGTGATCACCCCGATCGGCCGGGTCCGCTTCCCCGACGGCGAGTTCCTGATCGGTGGGGGCGGGCCGGGTCGCTCCACGATGGCGCTGCGCGAGCGGCTGGTGGCGATCCAGCGTGGCGAGGCCGAGGACCCGCAGGGCTGGGTGCGCCGCGTCTGCTGA
- a CDS encoding VOC family protein, giving the protein MHRSRVFAVLIDTPRDQADGAVAFWSAALGVPARPLPDEPQFVELHRALPDMGLAVQAVGDDAPRMHLDIESDDVDAETARLLALGATEVTRWQECRVLRAPGGHLVCVLPVESPPAVFAAHARTWP; this is encoded by the coding sequence ATGCATCGGAGCCGGGTCTTCGCCGTCCTGATCGACACCCCACGCGACCAGGCCGACGGGGCGGTCGCCTTCTGGTCGGCGGCTCTCGGCGTGCCCGCCCGGCCGTTGCCCGACGAACCGCAGTTCGTCGAGCTGCACCGCGCGCTGCCGGACATGGGCCTCGCGGTCCAGGCGGTCGGCGACGACGCGCCCCGGATGCACCTCGACATCGAGAGCGACGACGTCGACGCCGAGACCGCCCGCCTGCTCGCCCTCGGCGCCACCGAGGTGACCCGGTGGCAGGAGTGCCGGGTGCTGCGGGCGCCCGGCGGACACCTGGTCTGCGTGCTGCCGGTGGAGAGCCCGCCGGCGGTGTTCGCCGCCCACGCCCGCACCTGGCCCTGA
- a CDS encoding tyrosine-protein phosphatase — translation MFNFRDVGGQPARDGRTVRRGRLYRSDSPHRLDGADREAFAALGVRTVIDLRRPSEVERDGRVPEFDGLAYRNIHPEHADWGDNPYRPGADLARYLADRYADLAETGAAGLGEAVGLIADQTAAPVLVHCVAGKDRTGIVCGLTLAVLGVPDTDIAADYALSTEAAERFQTWFNSTGKQVRPGLPPLTTPAEAMILFLTELRHRHGSVEGYLRHAGLTDADFAALREHLLE, via the coding sequence ATGTTCAACTTCCGAGACGTGGGCGGCCAGCCCGCCCGCGACGGCCGCACCGTGCGCCGGGGCCGGCTCTACCGCTCGGACTCACCGCACCGCCTCGACGGCGCCGACCGGGAGGCGTTCGCCGCCCTCGGCGTCCGGACCGTCATCGACCTGCGCCGCCCTTCCGAGGTCGAGCGGGACGGCCGGGTGCCCGAGTTCGACGGGCTGGCGTACCGCAACATCCACCCGGAGCACGCCGACTGGGGCGACAACCCGTACCGGCCGGGCGCCGACCTCGCCCGCTACCTGGCCGACCGGTACGCCGACCTGGCCGAGACCGGCGCGGCCGGGCTCGGCGAGGCGGTCGGGCTGATCGCCGACCAGACCGCCGCCCCGGTGCTGGTGCACTGCGTCGCCGGCAAGGACCGCACCGGCATCGTCTGCGGGCTCACCCTGGCGGTGCTCGGCGTCCCCGACACCGACATCGCCGCCGACTACGCGCTCAGCACCGAGGCCGCCGAACGGTTCCAGACGTGGTTCAACTCCACCGGCAAGCAGGTGCGGCCCGGCCTGCCCCCACTCACCACCCCGGCCGAGGCGATGATCCTCTTCCTCACCGAACTGCGCCACCGGCACGGCTCGGTGGAGGGCTACCTGCGCCACGCCGGCCTGACCGACGCCGACTTCGCCGCGCTGCGCGAGCACCTGCTGGAGTGA
- a CDS encoding PRC-barrel domain-containing protein codes for MDRLDPHAAHGSTDPMIDDGQGSIAGGAPAGAFNPWRYRDEAGVADADLVGYKVEATDGGIGKIDDASHEVGGSYLVVDTGPWIFGKKVMLPAGTVNQVDHDDRKVYVDRSKDQIKAAPEYDETSHSDPAYRDTLGGYYDETYGNVPPGTTR; via the coding sequence ATGGACAGGCTCGACCCGCACGCCGCGCACGGCAGCACCGACCCGATGATCGACGACGGTCAGGGCAGCATCGCGGGCGGCGCCCCCGCCGGCGCCTTCAACCCCTGGCGCTACCGGGACGAGGCCGGAGTGGCCGACGCCGACCTGGTCGGCTACAAGGTGGAGGCCACCGACGGTGGCATCGGCAAGATCGACGACGCGAGCCACGAGGTCGGCGGCAGCTACCTGGTCGTCGACACCGGCCCGTGGATCTTCGGCAAGAAGGTGATGCTGCCGGCCGGCACCGTGAACCAGGTGGACCACGACGACCGGAAGGTCTACGTGGACCGCAGCAAGGACCAGATCAAGGCCGCGCCCGAGTACGACGAGACCAGCCACAGCGACCCGGCGTACCGGGACACGCTGGGCGGCTACTACGACGAGACGTACGGCAACGTGCCCCCGGGCACCACGCGCTGA
- a CDS encoding carboxymuconolactone decarboxylase family protein yields the protein MGLDAVKSALPEYAKDIKLNLGSTVGTSTLKPEQAWGTALACAVAARNPVVLREIADEASTHLSPEAVEAAKGAATIMAMNNVYYRAKHLIGDEQYASMPARLRMQIIARPGVDKGDFELWCLAVSAITGCGVCLESHEKALRSAGFTREQVHEGLRIAAVVHAAAVALDAQAALA from the coding sequence ATGGGTCTGGACGCGGTCAAGTCGGCGCTGCCCGAGTACGCCAAGGACATCAAGCTCAACCTCGGCTCCACCGTCGGCACCTCCACGCTCAAGCCCGAGCAGGCCTGGGGCACCGCCCTGGCCTGCGCGGTCGCCGCACGCAACCCGGTGGTGCTGAGGGAGATCGCCGACGAGGCCTCGACCCACCTGTCGCCGGAGGCCGTCGAGGCGGCCAAGGGCGCCGCCACGATCATGGCGATGAACAACGTCTACTACCGGGCGAAGCACCTCATCGGCGACGAGCAGTACGCCTCGATGCCGGCCCGGCTGCGGATGCAGATCATCGCCAGGCCGGGCGTGGACAAGGGTGACTTCGAGCTGTGGTGCCTCGCCGTCTCGGCGATCACCGGCTGCGGCGTCTGCCTGGAGTCGCACGAGAAGGCCCTGCGGTCCGCCGGGTTCACCCGCGAGCAGGTGCACGAGGGGCTGCGCATCGCCGCCGTCGTGCACGCCGCCGCCGTGGCGCTCGACGCGCAGGCCGCCCTGGCCTGA